AGGACAGCCTACGGGGCCAGAGCGCGGGGCTTCTTGCACGACCAGGAGCACCATCAGGCAGACATTGCCTTCCTCTCCCTCGCTTATCCTCAAGAGCTAAGGCTCAGGAGTGCTGGTGACGGCCTGCACCCAAACCAGCAAATGGCACCATGCacaaaaacagatggaaaaagcaAGGTCCTTCACCGCTGACAGCTCACCCCATGGAGAAGCTGCTGGTCTcctgagcagctcctggtggCCTCAGCCCTTCCCACTGCAGGTGCAGAGCAGATGGCAAAGAGCAGCTCCgctggcaggagctgtgccGGCCGGTGCTGATGGGTTTCCCCGTTTCTCTGTAGAGCCCCACGAAGgtgtcctgcagggctgctgggctgcacagcTTTCCCAAGGACCTCCCCCCAGGAGTGAAGCGCCTCGAACTGTCCCACAACCTCCTCCAGAACCTGTCGGAGAGCTGCCTGCCTGCGCTGGGGCAGCTCGAGCACCTGGACCTGCGCTCCAACCGCCTGGAGGCCATCTCGGGGCTGGCCCGGCTGCCCCGGCTGcactcactgctgctgggctccaaCCGCCTGCACCACAGCTACCAGGACAATGCGATGGCTTTCGTCGCACTGCGGGATATAGAGGTGCTGGACCTGTCGGCCAATGGCCTGGAGAGCCACATGGTGGGGGGGTTCCTGGACAGCCTCACTGCACTGCGGGCACTGCACCTGCCTGGGAACAAGCTGAGCCAGCTGCCAGCGGGCATCTTCCGGGGCTCCCCgcggctgagagagctggaccTCAGCAACAACTACATCATGGACATCGAGGAGGGAGCGTTCGAGGCGCTGCAGGAGCTGGCGGTGctcagcctggccctgaacTCCCTGCACTGCCTCTCCAGCTTCAGCCTGAGGCAGCTGCAAGTCCTGAACCTGAGCCACAACGCCCTGGAGCTGTTTGGCTGGGAGGAGGGACAGGGTCCCTACCTGCTCCAGGTGCTCGACCTGAGCCACAACCGGCTGCTCTCCTTCCCGCAGCTCCCGGCCGCGCACCATCTCGTGCACCTCAACCTCTCCCACAACGCTATCGCTTCGCTGGACCCCGGCTCGCACCGCCCGGTGCAGTTTGTGCTGCGCTATGAGGAGGTGGTGAGCTTCAACACATCGCTGGGCACCGCAGCCAGCCTGACCCGCCTGGCCGAGCTGGACCTCAGCTAcaacagcctgcagctgctcccactgctgttCTTCCGTGCCATGCGCTCCCTGTTCACTCTCAGCGTGGCCATGAACTGCCTCCAGAACATCACCATGGAGCTGCTGACCAGGGACGGGGACAGGGGCAGGAATGGCACGGCCACGTGGCAGGAGGACGCGGTGCTCTCCGTGCGCTCCGTGGACCTCCATGGCAATGCCATCCGTGCTCTGCCCCGTTGGTTCTTTGATGCCCTGCCCCAGCTGGAAGCCATTGACCTGGGCTCCAACAGCTTCCAGCCCTGCGGGAGTGACGTGGGGGGGACGTCGGGAGGCGGCTCTCCAGGGGCAGAACCCTGCACCGCCTTCCACAACAtcccccacctgcagcacctcAGCCTTCGCAGGAACAGCCtcacccagctgctgccccgCACCTTCAGCCAGACCCCGCTGCTCTCCCTGGACCTGTCCGAGAACCGGGGCCTGACCGTGCCACGGGCAGCGCTGGAGGGGCTGGAGCActccctgcagcatctctggcTGCGGGGAAACCACATGGACGACAGCGGGGCTGAGATCCCCTGCCTGGATGAGCTCAGGGTGTTGGACCTCTCGGGCAACCGCCTGAGCCTTCTGCCCACGGGTTTGTTCTGCTCCCCGCTGCAAATCCTGGATGTCAGCGACAACGAGCTGCCAGCGCTGCCCGAGCAGGCACTGGTGGGGTGGACCCACAGCCTGCGGGCACTGTGCCTGGCAGGGAACCCCTTCCATTGTTGCAGGCTGGGCTGGTTGGATGcgctgcaggcagcaggtgTGCAACTGCCCGACGTGCACCGTGCGCGCTGCACTCATCACAGCGTCACAAACAGGACAGCCCCGCTCAGCAGCCGCCCGCCGTGGCCGTGCCCGCAGCCCTGGGgtggcagctcagtgctggtgcTGGCCCTGCTCGGCATCCTGCTGTGTGCGGGCTGCGGGGCGTGCCggctgcggggccgcggggTGGGGGTCCTGCCTCCCCAGCCCCAAACAGAGAGAGCGGCCGGGGGGGGGCCAGCACACAGCGACACTAAAGTATAGCCGGGAGAACAAACTGCAGCTCCGTGTTGTCgataatattattaatatgattaTATTTCAGGCACCTCTCCCCACACTCATACGCCCAGCGCTGAGCAGGCACCGGGCAGAGCTGGGTCCCTGCAGCCCATTCCTCTCGGGGAGGAAGGTTCTCCCATCCAAAGGGCCATGAGCAGTGTCAGGGGAGgttctgccctctgctctgagaAGGGCATCGTCCCCGCAGCCAGGAGCGTGATGCCACCACTGTGAGTTTGGCAGCCTGGCTCCCAGCTGGCACCCATAGGGTCAGGAAGGGATGGACGAGGCTGTGCCCCAACCTCCCGTGTTTCACATCTCTGTGGTTCTGCTCTGAAAGTCCCCAGCCCAGGGCACCCACCTCCGTGTCTGCACACCTGGGGCGTTAGGGGAtgtgagagcagcacagcttggAGTTCACTTAAAATCCTGATTACCgaactctttattttttaccaCAGTTTTCCTGTGAAGCAGAGAATGTTTTCTCTGTACAACTCACCAAGAGCTGCCCACatcctgctgggctgcagcacgcTGCTCTGGATGGGACCCAGTGGGGGGTGGGCCCGTGCTGAcaccgtgcctcagtttccccacgCAGCACGGGGTGCGAGGGGCAGCAGATGGGTGCTGGCTctgccatggggctgggaaATCAAGGAGAGCCAGTGGAGGAGGGCAGAGAGGGGCTGAAGTGTGGAAAGCAATCCAGGGAAAAAGTGCACGGTTCTCTGCGTCTGTGTCTGGTTCAAAAAGCGGGGCTCTGAGCTGTGTCCCATGGTTGCTCCCAGGAGAGCCCCGTGGTTTTGGTGTTCTGAGCTTTTTCTTGATTGAACGTGAGGTTAAGAGATCTGAAGAATGTTGATGATGAGCAACTGAAATGATCGTGTCCGCATGCTGCGATCTGTGCCAAGCTGTGGGCAGTGTAAGTTCTGGTCTGAGAGGAGCGCTGGTGGCTGACAGACTCTGACCCTTACAGATTTTCTGGAGAATCAGTTGAGAAATCcagcaaaacaaattctttCCAGTGGAAACCTTTCACATTTCACtgaatcatttcattttcaaagtaaaatagattttatcAGAAGTTCCCAACCAGCTGTTCTGCTAACTCACGCGGAAATTACCTTGCCTGCAACTGACCCGAGGTAAGGCACAGTTgagctttttccccttttctccacGGGGACAGGAGCCcggctgggagctgtgggatgCAGCGGGCAGAGACCCCTCGTGCTGCCCCTCCGAcaggcacagctcagcccccagctcccccagctccGCTGTAGGGTAACGCAGGGCCAAGCACTTGGAGCTCCTGCAATGCTGCTGTGGCTCCTGCTCCGTATCGCACCCGACACCCGCAGCCACACACAGCCACGatagcagagctgctgctggaggcgTCCCTTCCTTTCGAGTTCTTGCCGGCGATGATCTTAAAACCATTGTCCCCGTACTGCAGACAGGTGGGATTTATGTTTCCAGCAGCTGTGGTGTTCACTCTGTGGCTTCGGGATCGGACCAGGGCTGATGGCAGTGTCTCTTccacatcccatccccatctgctCGTCCTCCAGGACCTCTGCCCGGTGCCCTCCCTCCCGCGGGACGGTGCCACCGCTGCTTCCCATTATCACTCCCTACCACCGCCTCGGCTGCGTGACTCAGTGCCACCCCCGCCAGCCACTCCTGCCTCATTGGTGAGGTCAGACGTGTCATGCATGAcactcttttcctctctgctggggCTCCGGCCAGACGGGGACCTGCACCACCCTCCAGCACACAGccgcagagctgctggcagcgaGTGCAGCAGGAAGGCGGCTCCCAGGCATCCCCTGCCTTTTCTCAGGGGCAGCCGTGCAGATGCAGacagctgttctgcagctgggTGCCCCCGCCCTGCCGCCTTCTATCCTGGTGCCCTGGGGACAGGGCGTGCAGCAGAGCCCAGTCTGTGCCGGGACGCTGCTGTCACAGTCACCCCGTGGCCATGTCCCCACGTGCTCTGTTCCCTTTGAGCCCTCACCCACGGCTTCTGCACGCCCGTGGTCCCCGTCCCCAGCCTTAAGGCGCCGCTGatccaggcagagctgagcGAGCACCGCGGGAAGCAGGGACACGGCGTCACTGTGCGTCAGTCTCCCCACAGATCAGCTGATGGGCACCTCGGGCAGGTCGCTGCCTCCCACAGCCCGGGCGAGCATCCGTCCTGCGCTGAGGTCACCGACACCTCgcaaagaggaaggaggaggtcTGGCTGAGGTCACTTGCCACCACCGCCACCGAGGCACCTCCGGCACCACCCGCACCCCCCAGGACATGACAGATGTGgccatggggatggggtggaGGCCGCATTTCGCAGGTGTCCCCCCTCTGCTCTCACACCATACCTGGCCCCGGTTGCGCATCTCTGCACTTTCTCCCAGGCAGAGCAGGGGATGCCTTTCCCTGGCTGGGAATCCCCTTCCTCACCTCCT
The window above is part of the Numida meleagris isolate 19003 breed g44 Domestic line chromosome 8, NumMel1.0, whole genome shotgun sequence genome. Proteins encoded here:
- the LOC110403392 gene encoding leucine-rich repeat-containing protein 32-like; translated protein: MRSVPGAGSLLLCLLPAILEAHAGGEAKPRPPPCQQSPTKVSCRAAGLHSFPKDLPPGVKRLELSHNLLQNLSESCLPALGQLEHLDLRSNRLEAISGLARLPRLHSLLLGSNRLHHSYQDNAMAFVALRDIEVLDLSANGLESHMVGGFLDSLTALRALHLPGNKLSQLPAGIFRGSPRLRELDLSNNYIMDIEEGAFEALQELAVLSLALNSLHCLSSFSLRQLQVLNLSHNALELFGWEEGQGPYLLQVLDLSHNRLLSFPQLPAAHHLVHLNLSHNAIASLDPGSHRPVQFVLRYEEVVSFNTSLGTAASLTRLAELDLSYNSLQLLPLLFFRAMRSLFTLSVAMNCLQNITMELLTRDGDRGRNGTATWQEDAVLSVRSVDLHGNAIRALPRWFFDALPQLEAIDLGSNSFQPCGSDVGGTSGGGSPGAEPCTAFHNIPHLQHLSLRRNSLTQLLPRTFSQTPLLSLDLSENRGLTVPRAALEGLEHSLQHLWLRGNHMDDSGAEIPCLDELRVLDLSGNRLSLLPTGLFCSPLQILDVSDNELPALPEQALVGWTHSLRALCLAGNPFHCCRLGWLDALQAAGVQLPDVHRARCTHHSVTNRTAPLSSRPPWPCPQPWGGSSVLVLALLGILLCAGCGACRLRGRGVGVLPPQPQTERAAGGGPAHSDTKV